One genomic region from Daphnia magna isolate NIES linkage group LG10, ASM2063170v1.1, whole genome shotgun sequence encodes:
- the LOC116927608 gene encoding eukaryotic translation initiation factor 4E type 2 isoform X2, producing MALNNNKFDALNNSEDSDDDETSFAEDRKKKDLALPPIQVPREEHPLQYTYCLWFSRRAPGKHAAPQSFDQNLRLVGRFASVEQFWSYYCHLIKPCELSGHSDFHLFKDGIKPMWEDDANRCGGKWIVRLRKGLASRCWENLILAMLGEQFMVGDEICGAVISIRFAGQFQFSEYRCLCQMKAHLKRNINKLKADMTMVFITNT from the exons ATGGCGctaaataacaataaatttgATGC TCTGAACAACAGCGAGGATAGTGATGACGATGAAACATCATTCGCGGaagacagaaagaaaaaggatttaGCCTTG CCACCTATTCAGGTTCCCAGAGAAGAACACCCACTTCA GTATACATATTGCTTGTGGTTTAGTCGACGAGCTCCAGGAAAACATGCAGCACCTCAAAGTTTTGATCAAAACCTAAGACTGGTTGGGCGATTTGCCTCTGTTGAACAGTTCTGGTCTTATTATTGCCATTTGATCAAGCCCTGTGAATTGTCTGGTCATAGTGATTTCCATTTGTTCAAAGATGGAATTAAACCAATGTGGGAG GATGATGCCAATCGCTGTGGTGGCAAATGGATTGTGCGTCTCCGTAAAGGTTTGGCTTCGCGTTGTTGGGAGAATTTAATATTAGCAATGTTAGGTGAACAGTTCATGGTAGGCGACGAAATTTGTGGGGCCGTCATCTCGATTCGATTTGCT GGACAATTCCAGTTTTCGGAATACCGATGTCTTTGTCAGATGAAGGCACATCTCAAGCGgaatataaataaattgaaaGCTGACATGACCATGGTGTTCATTACAAATACTTGA
- the LOC116927608 gene encoding eukaryotic translation initiation factor 4E type 2 isoform X1 has translation MALNNNKFDALNNSEDSDDDETSFAEDRKKKDLALPPIQVPREEHPLQYTYCLWFSRRAPGKHAAPQSFDQNLRLVGRFASVEQFWSYYCHLIKPCELSGHSDFHLFKDGIKPMWEDDANRCGGKWIVRLRKGLASRCWENLILAMLGEQFMVGDEICGAVISIRFAEDIISVWNRIASDQATTTRIRDTLRRVLNLPPNTILEYKNHTDSLKDNSSFRNTDVFVR, from the exons ATGGCGctaaataacaataaatttgATGC TCTGAACAACAGCGAGGATAGTGATGACGATGAAACATCATTCGCGGaagacagaaagaaaaaggatttaGCCTTG CCACCTATTCAGGTTCCCAGAGAAGAACACCCACTTCA GTATACATATTGCTTGTGGTTTAGTCGACGAGCTCCAGGAAAACATGCAGCACCTCAAAGTTTTGATCAAAACCTAAGACTGGTTGGGCGATTTGCCTCTGTTGAACAGTTCTGGTCTTATTATTGCCATTTGATCAAGCCCTGTGAATTGTCTGGTCATAGTGATTTCCATTTGTTCAAAGATGGAATTAAACCAATGTGGGAG GATGATGCCAATCGCTGTGGTGGCAAATGGATTGTGCGTCTCCGTAAAGGTTTGGCTTCGCGTTGTTGGGAGAATTTAATATTAGCAATGTTAGGTGAACAGTTCATGGTAGGCGACGAAATTTGTGGGGCCGTCATCTCGATTCGATTTGCT GAGGATATTATTTCTGTGTGGAATCGCATTGCGAGTGATCAAGCCACTACCACTCGTATTCGAGACACTCTTCGCCGTGTCTTAAATCTTCCGCCTAACACCATACTTGAATACAAAAACCATACGGATTCTCTCAA GGACAATTCCAGTTTTCGGAATACCGATGTCTTTGTCAGATGA
- the LOC123477049 gene encoding LOW QUALITY PROTEIN: probable sodium/potassium/calcium exchanger CG1090 (The sequence of the model RefSeq protein was modified relative to this genomic sequence to represent the inferred CDS: inserted 1 base in 1 codon), with translation MMDWVLFAASVNVNRRKCMWAYLIGLGVLAVILMTSHLPRSSLNPSTFVDNDDQLGSGMWRRHLLTNEDNEASSTTTTSTTATPSLNPFNGTNCTPPAIKEFPRPIIPQYVRAKGGLVVHLLISAYMFLGLSIVCDDYFVPALERMVESLHMSQDVAGATFMAAGSSAPELATAIIGVFIAKDDIGISGVIGSAVFNIMFVISVCALFSGGVIYLNWWPLVRDCIAYFVSIFALLFTIYNEVVTWYESTIFLLLYVAYCVMMYYNSELERWANTLPIPIPDYARRLPGGENASLMPYKNLDVEGGGPSGKLYTDEKSPDSAKSSIDGNAVGVDPTSLGKIKEEEAERFSPWDAPIAFCDRIVWAICLPLRAAAYYTMPNCRLEKWGSWFLVXFFISMLWISIFSYVMVWMITIIGFTMGIPDTVMGLTFVAAGVSIPDILTSLAVAREGYGDMATSNAIGSNVFDILICLGLPWFLQTAVVSPGSFVRVISKGLTYSTLSLLSTIVFLLGATHLNGWKLDRKYGVALLGWYFFFMIIASMYEMNIFGYFNPPECDSDF, from the exons ATGATGGACTGGGTTTTGTTCGCTGCAAGCGTCAACGTCAACCGCCGGAAATGCATGTGGGCTTATCTAATTGGACTGGGAGTTCTGGCTGTGATCTTGATGACATCCCATCTACCACGCTCTAGCCTTAATCCATCAACTTTCGTCGATAACGATGACCAGCTCGGAAGCG GGATGTGGAGACGTCATTTGTTGACAAATGAAGACAATGAAGCATCTTCTACAAcgacaacatcaacaacagcaacgcCTAGTCTGAACCCTTTTAATGGAACCAATTGCACTCCGCCGGCTATTAAAGAGTTTCCGCGGCCAATCATTCCACAATACGTGAGAGCCAAAGGCGGTCTCGTTGTCCACCTGCTCATTTCAGCCTACATGTTCCTAGGGCTGTCAATCGTCTGCGATGACTATTTCGTTCCTGCGCTGGAAAGAATGGTCGAGT CTCTTCACATGTCGCAAGACGTTGCGGGAGCGACTTTCATGGCAGCAGGGTCGTCGGCCCCCGAACTTGCCACTGCTATCATCGGTGTTTTCATAGCTAAG gacGATATAGGTATCAGTGGTGTTATCGGTTCTGCCGTTTTCAATATCATGTTCGTTATTAGCGTGTGCGCCCTCTTCTCCGGAGGTGTCATCTACCTCAATTGGTGGCCGCTCGTTCGCGACTGCATCGCTTACTTTGTCTCTATTTTCGCTCTTCTTTTCACCATTTACAATGAGGTGGTCACATG GTACGAGTCCACCATTTTCCTCTTGCTTTATGTGGCCTACTGtgtaatgatgtactacaacTCTGAACTGGAGCGATGGGCCAACACCCTACCGATTCCAATTCCCGACTACGCCCGAAGACTTCCTGGTGGAGAAAACGCGTCGCTAATGCCCTACAAGAATCTAGACGTAGAAGGAGGTGGACCGTCTGGAAAACTCTACACTGACGAAAAATCTCCCG ATTCTGCCAAATCTTCGATTGACGGAAACGCTGTCGGCGTCGACCCTACTTCACTTGGCAAAATTAAGGAAGAGGAAGCTGAACGGTTTTCGCCTTGGGACGCACCGATCGCATTCTGCGATCGAATCGTGTGGGCTATTTGCTTGCCATTGCGTGCTGCTGCCTACTACACCATGCCGAACTGCCGCTTAGAGAAGTGGGGCAGTTGGTTcctcg tcttttttatcagCATGTTGTGGATCTCCATCTTTTCTTACGTCATGGTCTGGATGATTACTATTATTG GTTTCACGATGGGAATTCCGGATACAGTGATGGGCTTGACATTCGTGGCCGCCGGTGTAAGTATTCCAGACATTTTGACCAGTTTGGCTGTGGCGAGGGAAG GTTACGGTGACATGGCCACATCCAACGCCATTGGCAGCAACGTTTTTGACATTCTTATTTGTCTCGGGTTACCCTGGTTTCTTCAAACTGCCGTTGTTAGTCCAGGAAGTTTCGTGCGGGTCATAAGCAAAG GCTTGACATACTCCACGCTTTCATTGCTGTCAACAATTGTTTTCCTGTTGGGCGCCACGCATCTCAATGGGTGGAAATTAGATCGCAAATACGGAGTGGCACTCTTAGGCTGGTATTTCTTCTTCATGATCATCGCTTCTA TGTACGAGATGAACATATTCGGCTACTTCAATCCACCAGAATGTGACAGTGATTTCTGA